Proteins encoded together in one Musa acuminata AAA Group cultivar baxijiao chromosome BXJ3-6, Cavendish_Baxijiao_AAA, whole genome shotgun sequence window:
- the LOC103988001 gene encoding pentatricopeptide repeat-containing protein At5g66520-like, whose translation MTCALAVSPFQVVSSRKNATATQSSKEPPISPASLHATTIATAADFFTPSQLQQLHARLIKSGLPPSSSASALPLPRVAAVCALSSPSAFSYARRLFGLSDAASETVLWNSHLNTLSSSPSPADALALFSRLRFAGVASDVFTLSFVLKACSRTPSALPLGCAVHALVEKLGFRSDVFLLNTLVHMYASRGDISAARLLFDVIPAKDVVTWNIMITHYTKTGEMEIARHLFDLMPERSVRSWTAMIAGYGQWKKPREAVRLFREMESAGVQPNEVTVVAVLAACADLGELDLGKRVHEFAKRCSFQKNNVRVCNTLIDMYINCGCVEKARQVFDEMAERTVVSWSAMIGGHAMHGQGEEALKLFSRMREAGMEPNGVTFVGLLHACSHMGLLEEGKRFFSSMTEDYGIVPEIEHYGCMVDLLSRAGFLEEAREFIREMPVKANSVVWGALLGGAKVHKNINMGEEAIRHLVELDPLNDGYYVVLSNIYADAGRWEDVAKVRRMMKDRGLKKTPGWSTISLDDEVVHEFVAGESDHPRIEEVYRGWDELLEKLRCRGYVPDTSAVLLDMDEKEKEKVLYRHSEKLAVVFGLMNTRAGRPIRIMKNLRVCSDCHAALKLISEVTDREIVVRDRNRFHCFKHGSCSCRDYW comes from the coding sequence ATGACTTGTGCCCTCGCCGTTTCTCCCTTCCAAGTTGTCTCGTCACGCAAGAATGCCACCGCCACCCAAAGTTCCAAGGAACCACCAATCTCCCCCGCGAGTCTTCATGCCACCACCATTGCGACAGCCGCGGACTTCTTCACCCCATCGCAACTCCAGCAGCTCCATGCCCGCCTCATCAAGTCCGGCCTCCCACCCTCGTCCTCGGCCTCCGCCCTTCCCCTCCCCCGCGTAGCGGCCGTCTGCGCCCTCTCCTCGCCCTCTGCCTTCTCCTACGCCCGCCGGCTCTTCGGCCTCTCCGACGCTGCCTCCGAGACCGTCCTCTGGAACTCCCATCTCAACAccctctcctcctccccctcacCCGCCGACGCCCTCGCGCTCTTCTCCCGCCTCCGCTTCGCCGGCGTCGCCTCCGACGTCTTCACCCTCTCCTTCGTCCTCAAGGCCTGCTCCCGCACCCCGTCCGCCCTGCCCCTTGGCTGCGCGGTCCACGCCCTCGTCGAGAAGCTCGGCTTCCGCTCCGACGTCTTCCTGCTCAACACCCTCGTCCACATGTACGCCTCCCGCGGCGACATTTCCGCCGCGAGGCTGCTGTTCGATGTCATACCGGCGAAGGACGTGGTCACTTGGAACATTATGATCACGCACTACACGAAGACCGGGGAGATGGAGATCGCCCGCCACCTCTTCGACTTAATGCCCGAGAGGAGCGTCCGGTCGTGGACGGCGATGATAGCTGGGTACGGCCAGTGGAAGAAGCCGCGGGAAGCCGTCCGGTTATTCCGCGAGATGGAGTCCGCGGGCGTGCAGCCGAACGAGGTCACCGTCGTCGCCGTGCTTGCGGCCTGTGCCGACCTCGGGGAGCTGGACTTGGGGAAGCGGGTCCATGAGTTCGCCAAGCGGTGCTCGTTCCAGAAGAACAACGTGCGCGTCTGCAACACGCTGATCGACATGTACATTAACTGCGGGTGCGTCGAGAAGGCTCGCCAAGTGTTCGACGAAATGGCGGAGCGGACCGTGGTGTCATGGTCAGCAATGATTGGCGGGCACGCAATGCACGGGCAAGGTGAGGAAGCCTTGAAGCTCTTTTCGAGGATGAGGGAAGCGGGCATGGAGCCGAACGGAGTCACCTTCGTGGGGCTTCTGCACGCGTGCAGCCACATGGGGCTGTTGGAGGAGGGGAAGCGGTTCTTTAGTAGCATGACAGAAGACTACGGCATAGTGCCGGAGATCGAGCACTACGGTTGCATGGTCGACCTCCTCAGCCGTGCAGGGTTCCTCGAGGAAGCCCGAGAGTTCATCAGGGAGATGCCGGTCAAGGCCAACAGCGTCGTCTGGGGGGCGCTCCTGGGCGGGGCCAAAGTGCACAAGAACATCAACATGGGGGAGGAAGCGATACGGCATCTTGTGGAATTGGACCCCCTCAACGATGGCTACTACGTTGTGCTGTCGAACATCTACGCCGATGCAGGGAGGTGGGAGGACGTAGCTAAAGTGCGGCGGATGATGAAGGACCGAGGACTGAAGAAGACGCCGGGGTGGAGCACCATATCTTTGGATGATGAGGTGGTGCATGAGTTTGTGGCAGGGGAGAGCGATCATCCTCGGATCGAGGAGGTCTACAGAGGGTGGGATGAGCTTTTGGAAAAGTTGAGGTGCCGAGGTTACGTGCCAGACACGTCAGCGGTGCTGCTGGACATggatgagaaggagaaggagaaggtgtTGTATCGGCACAGCGAGAAGCTTGCAGTCGTGTTTGGGCTGATGAACACGCGGGCGGGGAGACCAATTAGGATCATGAAGAACCTTAGAGTTTGCAGTGACTGTCATGCGGCTCTGAAGTTGATATCTGAGGTTACTGACCGCGAAATTGTTGTCCGGGACAGAAACAGGTTTCACTGCTTCAAACACGGGTCTTGTTCTTGTAGAGATTATTGGTAG
- the LOC135640607 gene encoding uncharacterized protein LOC135640607, which translates to MHLSVTQLRVIYVPRVAHVEAQDIIPSHSFPRNKSSSLAAEPPKCSIEAVCCGGDMLCSSTLAFSPPSSPAGPSASRKVSRITAMVRAQPLQVQPGVPPSAPTSLCPSPSRVLGVAIPLAASVCLLLWSNPVDAGILSGFSGFESVPGPQLPRINFLEEWNEKNQKKYAEFDSRFKSSSVLKELLEKSKLNKERNQRELQDKYCLRGAEWGVGDCSTQGMTQEERDEFIATLKKRAGGD; encoded by the exons ATGCATTTATCTGTAACCCAATTGCGCGTCATTTACGTCCCACGTGTGGCTCACGTGGAAGCACAAGATATCATCCCTTCTCATTCTTTCCCCCGCAACAAATCATCATCCCTTGCTGCAGAGCCTCCCAAGTGCTCAATCGAGGCCGTTTGCTGTGGGGGAGACATGCTCTGCTCTTCCACCCTGGCCTTCTCTCCGCCCTCCTCCCCTGCCGGTCCATCGGCCTCCAGAAAGGTCAGTAGAATCACCGCCATGGTTAGAGCTCAACCGTTGCAAGTACAGCCTGGCGTTCCTCCATCCGCGCCCACCTCGCTGTGTCCGTCTCCATCTCGAGTTCTTGGCGTTGCCATCCCTTTAGCCGCCTCCGTTTGCCTTCTCCTGTGGTCGAATCCAG tGGATGCTGGAATTCTATCAGGTTTCTCGGGCTTCGAGTCGGTCCCTGGTCCCCAGCTACCACGGATCAATTTCCTTGAAGAATGGAATG AGAAAAACCAGAAGAAGTACGCTGAGTTCGATtcaagattcaaatcatcatccgTGCTTAAAGAGCTTTTGGAAAAATCCAAATTGAATAAAGAAAG GAATCAAAGAGAGCTTCAAGATAAGTACTGCTTGAGAGGTGCAGAGTGGGGCGTGGGAGACTGCTCCACACAAGGAATGACACAGGAAGAAAGAGACGAGTTTATTGCAACGTTGAAGAAGAGGGCTGGAGGAGATTAA
- the LOC135640606 gene encoding uncharacterized protein LOC135640606 isoform X2, translating to MGDHGGREWLGSILPSGLLPRETTNVTQVLDADRWTKAEEQTSELIARIQPNQSSEERRNAVADYVQRLIANCLSCRVFTFGSVPLKTYLPDGDIDLTAFSDNENLKDTWATAVCGVLENEGKSENAEFRVKEVKYIQAEVKLIKCLVENIVVDISFNQVGGLCTLCFLEEMDKAINQNHLFKRSIILIKAWCYYESRILGAHHGLISTYALETLVLYIFHIFNNSFAGPLEVLFRFLEFFSNFDWDNYCVSLWGPVPIRSLPDMTAEPPRKDNGNLLFSKGYLDNRTAVYSVTPGGQENQSHPFVAKHFNVVDPLRTNNNLGRSVSKGNFFRIRSAFAYGAKRLARLLECPKDEIITEVNQFFINTWKRHGIGDRPDAPSLDLWHLQPPKTDPIKQSNNFKSTTSVKKNFQNGVLQVGDEHLAETGYNFHSSISKIFSDNQNLFRSNKQSAVSHVESQTNYSKQVNTRFSNQLERSYYSSGSVQSDKDQKILKPNYFFNDREEQVKFHFGRTRSSPELTETFFNLSQKRHGRSIETVKVQNRAKFDSDIRRKNLGSDITGSHSSKSSLDDNISMRQTSSQKNLEVASGAISLSNSHQGDFGFGNMVEELASVSETLQMQQEEQDLVNMMGSSNINSFSGQVQLPMHLSPFHLPLTYSTSVGYFKGNMAGVVPSNLSILGPPYGPNIQFGPGLVSFPLSSYFHAAAFGSNADDATYVNNGSSMMEVSSEDNDCGKLREDDVVLSREFEPDESGPQIIHADDKQQKLDGSLTSSLAASGIGSGSSPRGQLGRENRSSTKEDYNSSFQGKTSRGGDFQSSNPRFFPLSQASSSRTRPASENLRDRSAANISKSARDKWGRKPVSPSISTSSFGKENSRLQFEGSSDPVFSKVEDDISGWIPLSTMGNNMSERITESSSSASSHVMSHHPPGWESAQNQLDPRTPTAPVLVGTSQQRGVDYSKLLPMAFVATGPPVPYLMFPYGNFTSNTGKPDEYARQFDREEESDQFDVSTAGQNIDLVDSFVQSEAFVNQTVSRDYAPETSEEPSSDILNSDLNDHWQNLIYGRYCQNSNHGPFVYSSPVAGQPIYLPSHHLWDGPGRPLAANLNYIPIMGHGPRLVPMMPLQTGPDQAPGVFQRHVDGAPRYRGGTGTYLPNPVD from the exons ATGGGTGATCATGGAGGACGGGAATGGCTTGGTAGCATACTTCCCAGTGGCCTTTTGCCCAGGGAAACAACCAATGTGACCCAAGTGCTTGATGCAGACAGATGGACTAAGGCAGAGGAACAAACTTCAGAGCTGATTGCCCGAATTCAGCCAAATCAATCATCTGAGGAGCGGAGAAATGCTGTAGCCGACTATGTCCAGCGGCTTATCGCAAATTGCCTCTCCTGTCGG GTTTTCACATTTGGGTCGGTGCCTCTCAAGACTTATTTACCTGATGGAGACATTGATTTGACCGCATTCAGTGATAATGAAAATTTGAAGGATACATGGGCTACTGCAGTTTGCGGTGTATTAGAAAATGAAGGAAAGAGTGAGAATGCTGAATTTCGTGTAAAAGAAGTTAAATACATCCAAGCAGAG GTAAAGCTCATAAAATGTCTTGTTGAAAATATTGTTGTGGACATTTCTTTCAATCAGGTTGGTGGCTTATGCACACTTTGTTTCCTTGAAGAG ATGGACAAAGCGATAAATCAAAACCATCTATTCAAGCGGAGTATTATATTAATTAAAGCTTGGTGTTATTATGAAAGTCGTATTCTCGGTGCTCATCATGGACTTATATCTACATATGCCTTGGAGACTTTGGTTCTTTACatatttcatatcttcaataattcATTTGCTGGCCCACTTGAG GTCTTGTTtcgttttcttgaattttttagcAACTTTGATTGGGATAACTATTGTGTTAGTCTCTGGGGACCAGTTCCTATCAGATCACTTCCAGATATGACTG CGGAACCTCCTAGAAAGGATAATGGTAATTTGTTGTTTAGTAAAGGCTATCTTGACAACCGAACTGCAGTGTATTCTGTTACACCAGGTGGTCAAGAAAATCAGAGCCATCCTTTTGTTGCAAAACATTTCAATGTTGTCGACCCGTTACGCACAAACAACAATCTTGGACGCAGTGTGAGCAAAG GTAATTTCTTCAGGATACGTAGTGCTTTTGCATATGGGGCCAAAAGACTGGCCAGATTACTTGAATGTCCAAAAGATGAGATAATCACTGAAGTGAATCAATTTTTTATAAACACATGGAAAAGACATGGGATTGGTGATCGACCTGATGCTCCTAGCTTAGATTTATGGCACTTGCAACCACCGAAAACTGATCCTATTAAGCAATCAAACAACTTCAAAAGCACTACAAGTGTCAAGAAGAATTTTCAAAATGGTGTATTGCAGGTTGGTGACGAGCATCTGGCTGAAACTGGTTACAATTTTCATAGTTCCATCTCTAAAATCTTTAGCGACAATCAGAACCTATTTAGATCAAATAAACAATCTGCAGTTTCTCATGTGGAGAGCCAAACAAATTACAGCAAGCAGGTCAATACGAGATTCAGTAATCAGCTGGAGAGAAGCTATTACTCTAGTGGATCTGTTCAAAGTGACAAAGACCAGAAAATATTAAAACCTAATTACTTTTTCAATGACAGGGAAGAACAGGTTAAATTTCATTTTGGAAGGACGAGATCTAGTCCTGAACTGACAGAGACATTTTTTAATTTGTCTCAGAAAAGGCATGGCAGATCAATAGAAACAGTGAAGGTTCAGAATCGTGCAAAGTTTGATTCTGATATCAGACGAAAGAACTTGGGCTCTGATATTACAGGCAGTCAcagttcaaagtcttctcttgatGATAATATATCAATGAGACAGACTTCGTCTCAAAAGAATCTTGAAGTTGCTTCTGGTGCAATTAGTCTTTCAAATAGCCATCAGGGTGATTTTGGCTTTGGTAACATGGTGGAGGAGCTTGCTTCTGTTTCAGAGACATTGCAGATGCAACAGGAAGAACAGGATTTGGTGAATATGATGGGATCTTCCAACATTAACAGTTTTAGTGGGCAGGTTCAATTGCCAATGCATCTATCTCCTTTTCATCTGCCCCTAACATATTCAACATCTGTGGGTTATTTCAAGGGAAATATGGCTGGAGTTGTACCCTCGAATCTATCTATACTTGGGCCTCCCTATGGACCCAACATCCAGTTTGGTCCAGGTCTTGTTTCCTTCCCTCTTTCCAGTTACTTCCATGCTGCCGCATTTGGTTCGAATGCAGATGATGCCACATATGTTAATAATGGTTCTTCCATGATGGAAGTCAGCTCAGAGGATAATGATTGTGGCAAGTTGCGTGAAGATGATGTTGTACTCTCCAGAGAGTTTGAGCCTGATGAAAGTGGTCCACAGATTATTCATGCTGATGACAAGCAACAGAAGTTAGACGGTAGCTTAACCTCAAGTCTTGCAGCAAGTGGCATTGGGTCTGGTTCATCACCCCGGGGACAGTTGGGTAGAGAAAACAGAAGTTCGACTAAAGAAGATTATAATAGTTCCTTCCAAGGTAAAACAAGTAGAGGAGGTGATTTCCAGAGTTCAAACCCGAGGTTCTTCCCTCTGTCGCAGGCAAGTTCTTCCAGAACCAGACCTGCATCAGAAAATCTGAGGGATAGATCAGCTGCAAATATCTCAAAGTCAGCAAGGGACAAATGGGGGAGAAAACCAGTGTCTCCTTCAATTTCAACTTCCTCTTTTGGAAAAGAAAACAGTCGGTTGCAATTTGAGGGTTCATCTGACCCTGTCTTTTCGAAGGTAGAAGATGATATTTCAGGCTGGATTCCTCTGTCAACCATGGGAAACAATATGTCTGAAAGAATTACAGAATCTTCATCTTCAGCTTCCTCACATGTGATGAGCCATCATCCACCTGGCTGGGAATCAGCACAAAATCAATTGGATCCACGGACCCCAACTGCACCGGTGCTTGTTGGCACTTCCCAGCAGAGGGGTGTGGATTATTCCAAGCTTCTGCCTATGGCATTTGTTGCGACCGGTCCACCAGTTCCATACTTGATGTTTCCTTATGGTAATTTCACATCTAATACAGGAAAACCTGATGAATATGCAAGACAATTTGATAGAGAGGAAGAATCAGATCAGTTTGATGTAAGCACTGCTGGTCAGAACATCGATTTAGTGGATAGCTTTGTCCAGTCTGAGGCTTTCGTTAACCAAACTGTTTCAAGAGATTATGCACCTGAAACCTCTGAGGAGCCTAGTTCTGACATTCTGAACAGTGATCTAAATGACCATTGGCAGAATCTGATATATGGACGGTACTGCCAAAACTCCAATCACGGACCTTTTGTGTACTCTTCCCCTGTTGCAGGGCAACCGATTTATCTTCCCAGTCATCATCTGTGGGATGGTCCTGGCAGACCACTTGCAGCAAATCTGAACTATATACCTATCATGGGTCATGGTCCTCGACTTGTGCCTATGATGCCTCTTCAAACTGGTCCTGATCAGGCTCCTGGTGTCTTCCAGCGTCATGTAGATGGAGCACCAAGATATCGTGGTGGTACTGGCACCTATCTACCAAATCCT GTTGATTGA
- the LOC135640606 gene encoding uncharacterized protein LOC135640606 isoform X1 gives MGDHGGREWLGSILPSGLLPRETTNVTQVLDADRWTKAEEQTSELIARIQPNQSSEERRNAVADYVQRLIANCLSCRVFTFGSVPLKTYLPDGDIDLTAFSDNENLKDTWATAVCGVLENEGKSENAEFRVKEVKYIQAEVKLIKCLVENIVVDISFNQVGGLCTLCFLEEMDKAINQNHLFKRSIILIKAWCYYESRILGAHHGLISTYALETLVLYIFHIFNNSFAGPLEVLFRFLEFFSNFDWDNYCVSLWGPVPIRSLPDMTAEPPRKDNGNLLFSKGYLDNRTAVYSVTPGGQENQSHPFVAKHFNVVDPLRTNNNLGRSVSKGNFFRIRSAFAYGAKRLARLLECPKDEIITEVNQFFINTWKRHGIGDRPDAPSLDLWHLQPPKTDPIKQSNNFKSTTSVKKNFQNGVLQVGDEHLAETGYNFHSSISKIFSDNQNLFRSNKQSAVSHVESQTNYSKQVNTRFSNQLERSYYSSGSVQSDKDQKILKPNYFFNDREEQVKFHFGRTRSSPELTETFFNLSQKRHGRSIETVKVQNRAKFDSDIRRKNLGSDITGSHSSKSSLDDNISMRQTSSQKNLEVASGAISLSNSHQGDFGFGNMVEELASVSETLQMQQEEQDLVNMMGSSNINSFSGQVQLPMHLSPFHLPLTYSTSVGYFKGNMAGVVPSNLSILGPPYGPNIQFGPGLVSFPLSSYFHAAAFGSNADDATYVNNGSSMMEVSSEDNDCGKLREDDVVLSREFEPDESGPQIIHADDKQQKLDGSLTSSLAASGIGSGSSPRGQLGRENRSSTKEDYNSSFQGKTSRGGDFQSSNPRFFPLSQASSSRTRPASENLRDRSAANISKSARDKWGRKPVSPSISTSSFGKENSRLQFEGSSDPVFSKVEDDISGWIPLSTMGNNMSERITESSSSASSHVMSHHPPGWESAQNQLDPRTPTAPVLVGTSQQRGVDYSKLLPMAFVATGPPVPYLMFPYGNFTSNTGKPDEYARQFDREEESDQFDVSTAGQNIDLVDSFVQSEAFVNQTVSRDYAPETSEEPSSDILNSDLNDHWQNLIYGRYCQNSNHGPFVYSSPVAGQPIYLPSHHLWDGPGRPLAANLNYIPIMGHGPRLVPMMPLQTGPDQAPGVFQRHVDGAPRYRGGTGTYLPNPKVSFRDRQSSLRSHRGNRNYDHNDPVDREGRWVHSKSRAFDRSHGRNQAERSSLPPDHLAASRNQDVKKWVSYGHEPLASYQGSFATINSSHNVENALGMYPQNAVGSNGVTPPDSTNPPAVLVYPYDQGVGYGLPAEPLEFGSLRPMHLSSGNGAPRVSDGIAEGELFDQRHRSSYAGGGGYRSSPDQPSSPQPQM, from the exons ATGGGTGATCATGGAGGACGGGAATGGCTTGGTAGCATACTTCCCAGTGGCCTTTTGCCCAGGGAAACAACCAATGTGACCCAAGTGCTTGATGCAGACAGATGGACTAAGGCAGAGGAACAAACTTCAGAGCTGATTGCCCGAATTCAGCCAAATCAATCATCTGAGGAGCGGAGAAATGCTGTAGCCGACTATGTCCAGCGGCTTATCGCAAATTGCCTCTCCTGTCGG GTTTTCACATTTGGGTCGGTGCCTCTCAAGACTTATTTACCTGATGGAGACATTGATTTGACCGCATTCAGTGATAATGAAAATTTGAAGGATACATGGGCTACTGCAGTTTGCGGTGTATTAGAAAATGAAGGAAAGAGTGAGAATGCTGAATTTCGTGTAAAAGAAGTTAAATACATCCAAGCAGAG GTAAAGCTCATAAAATGTCTTGTTGAAAATATTGTTGTGGACATTTCTTTCAATCAGGTTGGTGGCTTATGCACACTTTGTTTCCTTGAAGAG ATGGACAAAGCGATAAATCAAAACCATCTATTCAAGCGGAGTATTATATTAATTAAAGCTTGGTGTTATTATGAAAGTCGTATTCTCGGTGCTCATCATGGACTTATATCTACATATGCCTTGGAGACTTTGGTTCTTTACatatttcatatcttcaataattcATTTGCTGGCCCACTTGAG GTCTTGTTtcgttttcttgaattttttagcAACTTTGATTGGGATAACTATTGTGTTAGTCTCTGGGGACCAGTTCCTATCAGATCACTTCCAGATATGACTG CGGAACCTCCTAGAAAGGATAATGGTAATTTGTTGTTTAGTAAAGGCTATCTTGACAACCGAACTGCAGTGTATTCTGTTACACCAGGTGGTCAAGAAAATCAGAGCCATCCTTTTGTTGCAAAACATTTCAATGTTGTCGACCCGTTACGCACAAACAACAATCTTGGACGCAGTGTGAGCAAAG GTAATTTCTTCAGGATACGTAGTGCTTTTGCATATGGGGCCAAAAGACTGGCCAGATTACTTGAATGTCCAAAAGATGAGATAATCACTGAAGTGAATCAATTTTTTATAAACACATGGAAAAGACATGGGATTGGTGATCGACCTGATGCTCCTAGCTTAGATTTATGGCACTTGCAACCACCGAAAACTGATCCTATTAAGCAATCAAACAACTTCAAAAGCACTACAAGTGTCAAGAAGAATTTTCAAAATGGTGTATTGCAGGTTGGTGACGAGCATCTGGCTGAAACTGGTTACAATTTTCATAGTTCCATCTCTAAAATCTTTAGCGACAATCAGAACCTATTTAGATCAAATAAACAATCTGCAGTTTCTCATGTGGAGAGCCAAACAAATTACAGCAAGCAGGTCAATACGAGATTCAGTAATCAGCTGGAGAGAAGCTATTACTCTAGTGGATCTGTTCAAAGTGACAAAGACCAGAAAATATTAAAACCTAATTACTTTTTCAATGACAGGGAAGAACAGGTTAAATTTCATTTTGGAAGGACGAGATCTAGTCCTGAACTGACAGAGACATTTTTTAATTTGTCTCAGAAAAGGCATGGCAGATCAATAGAAACAGTGAAGGTTCAGAATCGTGCAAAGTTTGATTCTGATATCAGACGAAAGAACTTGGGCTCTGATATTACAGGCAGTCAcagttcaaagtcttctcttgatGATAATATATCAATGAGACAGACTTCGTCTCAAAAGAATCTTGAAGTTGCTTCTGGTGCAATTAGTCTTTCAAATAGCCATCAGGGTGATTTTGGCTTTGGTAACATGGTGGAGGAGCTTGCTTCTGTTTCAGAGACATTGCAGATGCAACAGGAAGAACAGGATTTGGTGAATATGATGGGATCTTCCAACATTAACAGTTTTAGTGGGCAGGTTCAATTGCCAATGCATCTATCTCCTTTTCATCTGCCCCTAACATATTCAACATCTGTGGGTTATTTCAAGGGAAATATGGCTGGAGTTGTACCCTCGAATCTATCTATACTTGGGCCTCCCTATGGACCCAACATCCAGTTTGGTCCAGGTCTTGTTTCCTTCCCTCTTTCCAGTTACTTCCATGCTGCCGCATTTGGTTCGAATGCAGATGATGCCACATATGTTAATAATGGTTCTTCCATGATGGAAGTCAGCTCAGAGGATAATGATTGTGGCAAGTTGCGTGAAGATGATGTTGTACTCTCCAGAGAGTTTGAGCCTGATGAAAGTGGTCCACAGATTATTCATGCTGATGACAAGCAACAGAAGTTAGACGGTAGCTTAACCTCAAGTCTTGCAGCAAGTGGCATTGGGTCTGGTTCATCACCCCGGGGACAGTTGGGTAGAGAAAACAGAAGTTCGACTAAAGAAGATTATAATAGTTCCTTCCAAGGTAAAACAAGTAGAGGAGGTGATTTCCAGAGTTCAAACCCGAGGTTCTTCCCTCTGTCGCAGGCAAGTTCTTCCAGAACCAGACCTGCATCAGAAAATCTGAGGGATAGATCAGCTGCAAATATCTCAAAGTCAGCAAGGGACAAATGGGGGAGAAAACCAGTGTCTCCTTCAATTTCAACTTCCTCTTTTGGAAAAGAAAACAGTCGGTTGCAATTTGAGGGTTCATCTGACCCTGTCTTTTCGAAGGTAGAAGATGATATTTCAGGCTGGATTCCTCTGTCAACCATGGGAAACAATATGTCTGAAAGAATTACAGAATCTTCATCTTCAGCTTCCTCACATGTGATGAGCCATCATCCACCTGGCTGGGAATCAGCACAAAATCAATTGGATCCACGGACCCCAACTGCACCGGTGCTTGTTGGCACTTCCCAGCAGAGGGGTGTGGATTATTCCAAGCTTCTGCCTATGGCATTTGTTGCGACCGGTCCACCAGTTCCATACTTGATGTTTCCTTATGGTAATTTCACATCTAATACAGGAAAACCTGATGAATATGCAAGACAATTTGATAGAGAGGAAGAATCAGATCAGTTTGATGTAAGCACTGCTGGTCAGAACATCGATTTAGTGGATAGCTTTGTCCAGTCTGAGGCTTTCGTTAACCAAACTGTTTCAAGAGATTATGCACCTGAAACCTCTGAGGAGCCTAGTTCTGACATTCTGAACAGTGATCTAAATGACCATTGGCAGAATCTGATATATGGACGGTACTGCCAAAACTCCAATCACGGACCTTTTGTGTACTCTTCCCCTGTTGCAGGGCAACCGATTTATCTTCCCAGTCATCATCTGTGGGATGGTCCTGGCAGACCACTTGCAGCAAATCTGAACTATATACCTATCATGGGTCATGGTCCTCGACTTGTGCCTATGATGCCTCTTCAAACTGGTCCTGATCAGGCTCCTGGTGTCTTCCAGCGTCATGTAGATGGAGCACCAAGATATCGTGGTGGTACTGGCACCTATCTACCAAATCCT AAGGTTTCCTTTAGAGATCGACAGTCAAGTTTGAGAAGCCACCGAGGGAACCGTAACTATGACCACAATGATCCTGTGGATAGAGAAGGAAGATGGGTCCACTCAAAATCAAGAGCTTTTGATCGCAGCCATGGACGCAACCAGGCTGAGAGGTCAAGTTTGCCGCCTGACCACCTGGCTGCATCAAGAAACCAAGACGTTAAAAAATGGGTGTCATACGGGCATGAGCCTCTTGCCTCGTACCAAGGCTCTTTCGCAACAATAAATTCATCACATAACGTAGAAAATGCATTAGGAATGTATCCACAAAACGCAGTTGGTTCAAACGGTGTCACTCCACCTGACTCCACAAATCCTCCTGCTGTGTTGGTGTACCCATATGATCAAGGAGTTGGTTATGGTTTACCTGCTGAACCACTAGAGTTTGGCTCTCTAAGACCTATGCATCTTTCTAGTGGCAATGGAGCACCTAGGGTAAGTGATGGAATTGCAGAGGGTGAGCTCTTTGATCAAAGACACAGATCATCTTACGCTGGTGGAGGAGGTTATCGATCTTCTCCAGATCAACCCTCTTCACCTCAGCCACAGATGTAG